A stretch of Bombus vancouverensis nearcticus chromosome 13, iyBomVanc1_principal, whole genome shotgun sequence DNA encodes these proteins:
- the LOC117159106 gene encoding uncharacterized protein LOC117159106 gives MKWQNCGGVGSRCVRRALLFVFVWGLVMIAAVQFRHVENSLRETPTAEESANDLLLDDIYRRREIMKNRGSSSLGLSRYLLQRSSADSSFSNSGGSSLLTTLTTISNNPTKNPSELEPLLDKRPAKTEEELIEEIEQRIPSLPLAYWNKNSKYPAGQSKTKGNYSCSNLKYPSIYDIEFNNVYWQTMRTGNGTFQLFGAYYDRRKLSRIGPAVRIVGMIDRIEPTVKTHCQFWYDGERDPVIVETMEYKYIWYPKWGNYKQGIYQPYVIACKIPQSHWSKGPPASVSMVEKSCDTPSNNLRVIYNKPERKKDFAVCVKGLDFLHEDLSVRLVEWIELISLLGADKIFFYQLQVHPNVTKILDHYQKLGMVHVTPLTLPGGQPNVPAFQHMYLTKKTNHKRQNELIPYNDCLYKHMYEYEYIALLDVDEVIMPVKDATWQDLMKRVLQKALKIRNETRASYNVRNVYFLDDLLHSHGYFKDMPKYMHMLQHVYRSQNFTKPNQYIKCFHNPERVVTLHNHFPLACLGAGCTSYPIETEDAQLQHYRADCVKSLKKTCVQYRENSVLDTTIWRYKDQLIERVTRTLETLGFFGPS, from the exons ATGAAGTGGCAGAACTGTGGCGGCGTAGGGTCCAGGTGCGTCAGACGCGCTCTGTTGTTCGTGTTCGTCTGGGGCCTGGTGATGATCGCGGCGGTGCAATTCCGTCATGTGGAGAACAGCCTCAGAGAGACACCAACGGCCGAAGAGTCCGCTAACGACCTTCTCCTCGACGACATCTATCGTCGACGCGAGATAATGAAGAACCGTGGCTCTTCCAGTCTCGGTCTCTCCAGATATCTCTTGCAGAGATCCTCGGCAGACTCCAGTTTTTCGAATTCCGGTGGTTCCAGCCTCTTAACCACTTTGACCACCATATCCAACAATCCAACGAAAAATCCTTCGGAGTTGGAGCCACTGTTGGATAAAAGACCAGCGAAAACAGAGGAAGAGTTGATCGAGGAAATAGAACAGAGGATACCTAGTCTGCCTTTAGCTTACTGGAACAAGAACAGCAAATATCCTGCTGGTCAGAGCAAGACTAAAGGCAATTACAGCTGTTCCAATCTGAAATATCCGTCTATCTACGATATAGAGTTCAATAACGTTTACTGGCAAACGATGCGAACCGGTAACGGCACGTTTCAATTGTTTGGTGCTTATTACGACCGTAGAAAGCTGTCGAGAATAGGGCCAGCCGTTAGGATCGTTGGGATGATCGATAGAATCGAGCCTACTGTAAAGACTCACTGTCAATTTTGGTACGATGGGGAAAGAGATCCTGTCATTGTCGAGACCAtggaatataaatatatctggTACCCTAAATGGGGTAACTACAAACAGGGAATCTATCAGCCGTACGTAATTGCCTGCAAGATTCCCCAGTCTCATTGGTCGAAGGGACCTCCGGCTTCAGTTTCTATGGTAGAAAAGAGCTGCGACACTCCCAGCAATAATCTTAGAGTCATATACAATAAGCCAGAACGTAAAAAAGATTTTGCCGTCTGCGTGAAAGGTCTAGATTTCCTTCACGAGGATTTGTCTGTCAGACTGGTCGAATGGATCGAGTTGATCAGCCTGTTAGGCGCAGACAAGATCTTCTTCTATCAGCTCCAGGTTCATCCTAACGTGACAAAGATTCTAGATCATTATCAGAAATTAGGAATGGTCCATGTGACCCCGCTGACGTTACCTGGTGGGCAACCTAACGTTCCTGCTTTTCAACACATGTATCTGACAAAGAAGACCAATCATAAGAGACAGAACGAACTGATTCCTTATAACGACTGTTTGTACAAGCATATGTACGAGTACGAATATATCGCTTTATTGGACGTGGACGAAGTGATCATGCCAGTGAAAGACGCTACGTGGCAGGATTTGATGAAGAGGGTGCTGCAGAAAGCGTTAAAAATTAGAAACGAGACTAGGGCTTCGTATAACGTGAGGAACGTGTATTTCCTCGACGATTTGCTGCACTCGCACGGGTACTTTAAGGACATGCCAAA GTACATGCATATGTTGCAACACGTCTATCGTTCGCAAAACTTCACGAAACCTAATCAGTACATCAAGTGCTTCCACAATCCGGAGAGGGTGGTGACCTTGCACAATCACTTCCCTTTGGCCTGTTTGGGCGCCGGTTGCACCAGTTACCCCATAGAGACCGAGGATGCTCAACTTCAGCATTACAGAGCCGATTGCGTGAAATCGTTGAAGAAGACTTGCGTCCAATATCGCGAGAACAGCGTGTTAGACACCACGATATGGCGATACAAGGACCAATTAATCGAAAGAGTCACCAGGACGTTGGAAACCCTTGGTTTCTTTGGACCGAGCTAG